One Carassius auratus strain Wakin chromosome 4, ASM336829v1, whole genome shotgun sequence DNA segment encodes these proteins:
- the LOC113057591 gene encoding gastrula zinc finger protein XlCGF8.2DB-like: MALIKEECEDIKIEEAVRVKQEDTEEQTDLMPLKEEYNLSNEMEEKNQFEKHQDPIPGEKCCSQTAKKPRKLRALPPLICFHCGKYFNQHGNLTVHLRVHSGEKPFTCQECGKCFSQKAHLKVHMGVHTGESSSPCLQCGKIFRNRGNLKEHMRIHTGDKPHTCPQCGKSFSRKGNLSDHVRVHTGVKPYICQQCGKSFNKSVTLKIHVRIHTGESSFNCQQCGKHFEQQGNLKNHMIIHTGEKPFVCDQCGKSFNRKGNLKIHMRVHSRGNLFTCQQCGKTFTQKGNLKVHMRVHTGEQPFMCLQCGKSFQSKKNLKSHMRIHTGEKPFTCDQCGKSFRYKSTLNHHMRIHSTEKLIKCHKY, translated from the exons ATGGCGTTAATTAAAGAGGAGTGTGAAGACATCAAGATTGAAGAAGCAGTCAGGGTGAAACAAGAAGATAccgaggaacaaacag ATCTGATGCCACTGAAAGAGGAGTATAATTTATCGaatgaaatggaagagaaaaatcAGTTTGAGAAGCATCAGGATCCTATACCTGGAGAAAAATGTTGCTCACAGACTGCAAAGAAACCTAGAAAGTTACGGGCTCTGCCTCCATTAATCTGCTTTCATTGTGGAAAGTATTTCAATCAACATGGAAACCTTACAGTCCATCTGAGAGTTCAttctggagagaagcctttcacctgccaagagtgtggaaagtgtttttcTCAAAAAGCACATCTTAAAGTGCATATGGgggttcacactggagagagctCTTCCCCATGCCTGCAGTGtggaaaaatatttagaaatagagGAAACCTTAAAgaacacatgagaattcacactggagacaAGCCTCACACAtgtcctcagtgtggaaagagttttagccGAAAAGGAAATCTCAGCGATCACGTACGAGTTCACACTGGAGTGAAGCCTTACAtttgccaacagtgtggaaaaagtttcaataAATCTGTTACCTTAAAAATTCAtgtgagaattcacactggagagagctCTTTTaactgccaacagtgtggaaaacaTTTTGAACAACAAGGAAACCTTAAAAACCACATGataattcacactggagagaagccatttgtgtgtgatcagtgtggaaagagtttcaaccGAAAAGGAAATCTAAAaattcacatgagagttcacagcAGAGGGAATCTTTTCACCtgtcaacagtgtggaaaaaCTTTTACTCAAAAAGGAAACCTTAAAgtccacatgagagttcacactggagagcaGCCTTTTATGTGccttcagtgtggaaagagttttcaaAGTAAGAAAAACCTTAAAtcccacatgagaattcacactggagagaagccatttacatgtgatcagtgtggaaagagtttcagataTAAATCAACCCTTAATcaccacatgagaattcactcaacagaaaaattaattaaatgtcataaGTATTGA